From the Acidovorax sp. NCPPB 3576 genome, the window CATCGTCCCTGCGCGTGATCCCGGGCCAGGCACTGCCGGTCTCGGACAAGCGCGCCAGGCCGGCCACGGCGCAGTCGAACAACTGCGGATTGGGCAGGTCGGCGGGCACAGCCACAACGCGCGATGCGCTCGGCGGATACCCCGCAGCGCCGGTCAACGCGCAGGCCGACAGCGCGCAGGCCAGGCTGGCCGCCACGCCCATGGAGAGCCATCGAATCCTGGAACGAGGCGGCGTCGCGCGCTTGGGCATGTCAGTTCCCTTTGGTGAAAGATTCGGGCCCCTAATGGACCATGCCGGGCCATTCCAGCCAATCCCCCTTCGGTGGGGAGCCGCGAAATCGGCAGGGTGCGGCGGCACCGGGCCCAGACAGGGCGGCTCACTACAATCGGCGCGCCATGCACAACCGCCACGATCCCCGCGTCCTGCCCATGCGCGACGGGGTGAGCCCCAGTTGCGTGGCGCTGCCCTCCGTGGGGCAAGGCAGCCTGCTGGACTTTTTGGCGGAACGCTTGCCCACCGTGGGCCGAGAAGGCTGGCGGCAGCGCATGGCGGCGGGAGAGGTGGTCGATGAGTTCGGCATGGCCGCCACGCCCGAGCGGCCTTTCGCCCCCGGCATCCGGCTGTATTACTACCGCGCGCTAGAGCAGGAAATCGCCATTCCGTTCGAGGAAGCCGTGCTCTACCGGGACGATCACATCCTGGTGGCCGACAAGCCGCATTTCCTGCCCGTGGTGCCCACGGGCCCTTACCTGCAGCACACGCTGCTCGTGCGGCTCAAACGCCGCCTGAACCTGCCCGACCTCACCCCCGTGCACCGCATCGACCGGGACACGGCCGGGCTGGTGCTGTTCTCGGTGCAGCGCGAAACGCGCGGGGCGTACCAGGCCCTGTTCCGCGACCGCCGCATCGCCAAGACCTACGAAGCCGTCGCACCCTGGCGCGACGACCTGGCGTTTCCCCGCGAGCACGCCAGCCGCATGGATGAAAGCCCGCAGTTCTTTCGCATGCAGGAAGTGCCGGGGGCGCCCAACACGCTCACGCGCATCGAGGTGCTGCAGGTGGCCGGTGCCTGGGCCCGCTACCGCCTGTCGCCCGTGACGGGCAAGCGCCACCAGTTGCGCGTGCACATGGCCGCGCTGGGGTTGCCGCTGCGCGGCGACGCGTTCTATCCCGTGGTCAACGATCCGCCCGAGGGCGACTTTTCGCAGCCGCTGCAGTTGCTGGCGCGTTCGCTGGTGTTCCACGACCCCGTCACCGGAGTGCCCCGGCGTTTCGACAGTGCGCGGGAATTGGGCGCCTTGGAATGACCCTCATGCCGCCCTGTGGCCCGGGCGGGTGACCCGCGACGGGCTGCATCTGCACGGCTAAACCGCGCCCCGGGGGCTGCTTCGCACGGCTTGGGCGAGCCAGCCCATGGCGCATGGCGCATGGCGCATGGCGCATGGCGCATGGCGCATGGCGCATGGCTTCGGAAAGGATGCGGCCATTGCTATCGCCGCCACTGAAGATATATTCCACAACTATCAATTTGTTACCGGTGAAGAGGGGCTGCGGAATGACCTGGACACGGAAACCATGGCGGATGTTGGCCTCGATCGGCCTCATCTTGGCCGCTTTTTCGGCTTCGGCTGCGGACAACGCGCTGCACTTCGATGGCGCGAACGACCAGGTCGCGATGCCCGTTCCCGCGGCACTGAGTGCAGCCAACAGTTTCTCGACCACGGTGTGGATCAAGCCCGATTCGCTGCCAGCGGCCGCCCGGGTGTTTTTCGCCGAGACGGACACGTCCAACTTCGTCACACTGCTGATGACCACCCCCGGCACGATCATTGGCTATGTCGTCAATGGTGGCGTCACGGTGTCGACGAGATCCACCGATACGGTCACGGCAGGCGCCTGGAATCACGTTGCCATGACTTGGGATGCAACGACAAGCACCGTCGGCCTCTACATCAATGGCGTTTTGCAGCCCAGCGTGGCCGGCGGGGCCAGTTCCACCGGCACGAATGGATTGATGACGATCGGTTCGCGGACCGACGGAGCGCAATTTTTCCCCGGGTCGATGGATCGCTTCGATCTTTTCAACCGGGTCCTGACCGCCTCCGAAGTCACCACGGCGAAGGCCGGTTGCCAAGCCCCGGCGGGTGCGTCGAATTCGTATGCTTTCGACCAAGGCAATGCGGGAGGCAACAATGCCGGGCAGACCGGCCTGCCCGATGGGGCCGGGGGCAATAACGGCACGCTGCAGAACTTCGCACTCGCCGGGACCGTCTCCAATTGGGTGGCATCGGACGTCACCAGCCAATGCAGCTATGCCGTCGGCGGAACGGTTTCGGGGCTGACGGGAACGGGCCTCGTTCTACAAATCAACGGTGGCGGCAACGCGTCGATTTCGGCGAACGGCGCGTTCTCGCTATCGGCCGTGCCTTACGGTGCGACCTATGTGGTGTCCGTGCTGAACCAGCCCACATCGCCAGCGCAGAGTTGCACCGTGACGAACGGCACTGGCACGGTGTCGGGCCCCGTGAGCAACGTCGCTGTCGTCTGCACCGCCGTGGCGGTGCCGCCCGTGGCTGCGGCGGCGGCCATCCCGACGCTCAGCGAATGGGGGCGATACCTTCTGACGGCGTTGATGGCAGCGCTCGCACTGTTCATGCATCGGCGAAGCCGTGCCAATCGCTGAGGGCTGGGCAATCGAGCGAGCCACCGCGTGCATGGCGTCTTAGCCACTTCTCCGGGAAACCAGGCCGACGGGCCTTATATAATCCGGCGCGCTACTGCGCAAAGCATTGCAAATCAATGCTCCAGCCTCTAGCGCCATGCGGGTGTAGTTCAATGGTAGAACGGCAGCTTCCCAAGCTTCATACGAGGGTTCGATTCCCTTCACCCGCTCCAATCGATACCTGATCCACAGATGCCGATGCGTCTCTGGGTCGCCGCAAAAGGGGCTTTTCAGCCCCTTTTTTTATCGCTCGGCCGCAGCGGACCTTGCTGGCGAAGCGTTCTGCGAAGGCTCTTCCGAAGAAGCACTGGCCCCGCTGGGATGCTCGTCAAGGGTCGGTAGCCGGGTCGACAGGTCCGATGCAGACGCAGAGGCAAGTTTCAACGAAGCCGCACGCTGCATCCTCTCCTGAAATCTCTGCTCCATCGTTTGCGCCAACTGCTGCGAGAGACCTTGGCGCCGTTTGTGGATGTCGTACCGCTCACGCCGTTCTGCCTTGATTTCGGCGTAGGTGCGGGTGTCCTCCGGCGGATTCGGCAGCAATGCAATGTCGATCTCTTTCAGCATGACCTCGAACGGCACTTTGTCGTTCTGCATGGCTTGCAGCTTGGCCAGCTCCTGGCGGGATTCGCGGCTTTCCAGGTCCATGGATTGGCTACGCCGAGTGCTGCGGGGCGCCAGCAGCGAACTCAGGGCATCCGGAATGCGCATGGAACTGGATCGGCCCACAGCGCCGCCTTGCGGCTTTGCCTTTTCAGAAGAAGAGGCTTCTCTGGCAGAGACGTTTTGGGTAGAAGAGCGACCCAGCTTTTTCAAATAATCCATAAATGACCTCCTGGTACATCCATCATTGCTTAGGCACTCGCAGGAAGTCGCGATCTGCCCCGAAGCGGCGTAGCCCCGTCCGAAAAGACTTCAGCCACCACGCTTTGGGGACGGGCCGGGTTGCATCGATCAATAGATCAGGAAAAAACCGTTGGCACGTGCCGCCGAACCCATTCGGCAGGCTTTGCCGAATGGATTCCATGCCGTGCAACAGCGTTGCCCGGGCTGTAGGACAACGGCGGCAAAGCGGCATGGCAGCCGGGTGAACCCGCATGCGCGGGCTAGCATCGCCCAAAGAAAATACCCATGACCATGCCCTCTGAGACCCCGCCTTCCTCCCCACCAACCTCTGTTGCCGCACCGGCCCCGCCCCGGCGGCGTTCACGGGTTCCTTTGGCCGCGGTGGCCGGCCTGCTCGTCGTGCTGCTGCTGTTGGTGGCCTTCGTCGCGTGGTTCGACTGGAACCGGGCTAAGCCCTGGATCAACCAGCAGGTCAGCGAGGCCACCGGCCGCCGCTTTGCCATCGAGGGCGATCTGAGGGCCCACTGGCAGTGGCCGCAGCCCGTGGAGACCGGCTGGCGCCGCTGGGTGCCGGGCGTCACGGTGCAGGCGGACCGGCTGGTGATGGACAACCGGGCGGACTTCGGCCACTTCGGTGCCCTGGATGTGCAGACGGACGATGCATCCACCGCCACCGTGCAGGCGCGTGCCGAGAAGGCCGCCGCATCGGCCACGCCTGCGGCGGCGTCGGCTGCATCGGCGGCTTCCGTGCCTGCCTCGCCTGCCGCGCCGGACAGCACGGCCTCGGTGCCCGCGTCCGGCCAGCCCATGGCCACCGTGGGCAGCGTGAGTGCTTCGCTTCGGCTCTTGCCACTGCTGTCGCGCCATGTGGCCATCGATACGCTGAGGCTCACCGTGCCCGACGTGGCGCTGGCCCGCAAGGCCGACGGCAGCAACAACTGGACCTTCGACCGCCCCGCCAGGGACGGCGGGCCGGCGAAGCCCAACCCCTGGAGCGTGAGCGTGGGCCAGGTGGTGGTGCGCGATGGCCAGCTGGCCTATGCCGATGCCGTGAAAGACCTGGCCTTCACCGCCAAGCTGGGCACCATCGACACGCCCGCCGGGCAGGCCCCCGGACCGTACGGCGTGCGCTTCGAGGTGCGGGGCCGCTATGCCCAGGCCCGCATCCAGGGCCGGGGCGAAGGCGGGCACGTCATGGATCTGCGCGAGAAGGTCGTGGACTACCCGCTGCGGTTCAAGGCCAAAG encodes:
- a CDS encoding pseudouridine synthase, translating into MHNRHDPRVLPMRDGVSPSCVALPSVGQGSLLDFLAERLPTVGREGWRQRMAAGEVVDEFGMAATPERPFAPGIRLYYYRALEQEIAIPFEEAVLYRDDHILVADKPHFLPVVPTGPYLQHTLLVRLKRRLNLPDLTPVHRIDRDTAGLVLFSVQRETRGAYQALFRDRRIAKTYEAVAPWRDDLAFPREHASRMDESPQFFRMQEVPGAPNTLTRIEVLQVAGAWARYRLSPVTGKRHQLRVHMAALGLPLRGDAFYPVVNDPPEGDFSQPLQLLARSLVFHDPVTGVPRRFDSARELGALE
- a CDS encoding LamG domain-containing protein, which gives rise to MLASIGLILAAFSASAADNALHFDGANDQVAMPVPAALSAANSFSTTVWIKPDSLPAAARVFFAETDTSNFVTLLMTTPGTIIGYVVNGGVTVSTRSTDTVTAGAWNHVAMTWDATTSTVGLYINGVLQPSVAGGASSTGTNGLMTIGSRTDGAQFFPGSMDRFDLFNRVLTASEVTTAKAGCQAPAGASNSYAFDQGNAGGNNAGQTGLPDGAGGNNGTLQNFALAGTVSNWVASDVTSQCSYAVGGTVSGLTGTGLVLQINGGGNASISANGAFSLSAVPYGATYVVSVLNQPTSPAQSCTVTNGTGTVSGPVSNVAVVCTAVAVPPVAAAAAIPTLSEWGRYLLTALMAALALFMHRRSRANR